The following are encoded in a window of Drosophila simulans strain w501 chromosome 3L, Prin_Dsim_3.1, whole genome shotgun sequence genomic DNA:
- the LOC6737846 gene encoding ankyrin repeat domain-containing protein SOWAHB isoform X3, whose product MELPKELSIAEIRNYMLANECKVTNHALVKHFKKFLTHPQSQNEARKRFKTYVTLLSTIKNENNQKFLILRKKYVNECPTDEVVERAVAAASGIPEPSSPGGASLNFDSPMRQPPPYKPPPMVTSPPAVSIAKEHQENYQECVDEFTAAIKRIEPARLERRPSVKSEDLDQQEKPEKTSRSNSIDVIDNKENIPRFSFSSEASSASSTSIEKPEMSDPTAPAAEGDVAENPISVKEATRKFNRMASEEEAKIISPPAKKKPEKQLIEEKDSPEVTLAHPKAKEWIVSMAKANYQELAKMASEYPELVKLQCPATGVSMNMTTPICN is encoded by the exons ATGGAGCTGCCGAAGGAGTTATCCATTGCGGAGATCCGTAATTACATGTTGGCAAACGAGTGCAAGGTGACGAATCACGCGTTGGTGAAGCACTTCAAGAAATTCCTAACTCACCCGCAGTCACAAA ATGAGGCACGCAAGCGATTCAAGACCTATGTCACACTGCTGTCCACCATCAAGAACGAGAACAATCAGAAGTTTTTGATATTGCGCAAGAAATACGTGAACGAATGCCCAACGGATGAGGTTGTGGAGCGCGCGGTGGCTGCCGCATCGGGTATTCCGGAGCCCTCGAGTCCCGGCGGCGCATCCCTGAACTTTGACTCGCCCATGAGGCAGCCACCGCCATATAAGCCGCCGCCCATGGTCACCTCTCCGCCAGCCGTTTCGATTGCCAAGGAGCATCAGGAGAATTACCAGGAGTGCGTGGACGAATTCACGGCTGCCATAAAGCGCATTGAGCCAGCACGCTTGGAGAGGCGACCGTCGGTCAAGTCCGAGGATCTGGATCAGCAGGAGAAGCCGGAGAAAACGTCTCGATCGAATTCAATCGATGTGATCGACAACAAGGAGAACATACCACGtttctccttctcctcggAGGCCTCCTCGGCGTCCAGCACTTCCATCGAAAAGCCGGAGATGTCTGATCCCACTGCTCCCGCCGCCGAGGGCGATGTGGCCGAGAATCCCATCAGCGTGAAGGAGGCCACGCGCAAATTCAACCGGATGGCGTCCGAAGAAGAGGCTAAAATCATATCGCCGCCAGCCAAGAAGAAGCCAGAGAAG CAATTAATCGAGGAGAAGGATTCACCGGAGGTTACGCTGGCGCATCCCAAGGCAAAGGAGTGGATCGTCTCAATGGCGAAGGCTAATTAccaggagctggccaagatggcCAGCGAGTATCCGGAACTGGTTAAGCTGCAG